In Nitrobacteraceae bacterium AZCC 1564, the following proteins share a genomic window:
- a CDS encoding dihydroorotase (product_source=KO:K01465; cath_funfam=2.30.40.10,3.20.20.140; cog=COG0044; ko=KO:K01465; pfam=PF01979; superfamily=51338,51556; tigrfam=TIGR00857): MLRERRPILLANARLIDPSRDLDGPGDVLIADGIIRDARRGIGAAGVPEGTDIINCAGKVVAPGLIDMRAFVGEPGAGHRETFASASLAAAAGGITTIICQPDTDPVIDNSATVDFVTRRARDTAIVNIHPMAALTKGLKGEEMTEIGLLKAAGAIAFTDGDKSLMNAQVMRRALTYARDFDALIVQHTEDPNLVGEGVMNEGEFASRLGLMGIPTASEAIVLERDMRLVALTGGRYHAASLTCIESLEILQLARDAGLHVSASASINHLTLNENDIGPYRTFLKLSPPLRTEDDRRALVAAVASGLIDVVMSDHNPQDVEVKRLPFAEAASGAIGLETMLPAGLRLVHSGDLELKALIRAMSTRPAELLGLPGGTLRAGAPADVIVIDLDIPWIVDPADLKSQCKNTPFDEARFSGRVARTIVGGRTVYEHV, translated from the coding sequence ATGCTGAGAGAACGCCGCCCCATCCTGCTCGCCAACGCCCGCCTGATCGATCCGTCGCGCGACCTCGACGGCCCCGGCGATGTTCTGATCGCTGACGGCATCATTCGCGATGCGCGGCGCGGCATCGGCGCTGCCGGTGTCCCCGAAGGAACAGACATTATTAATTGCGCCGGCAAGGTCGTCGCGCCTGGGCTGATCGACATGCGCGCCTTCGTCGGCGAACCCGGCGCAGGCCACCGCGAAACCTTTGCGTCCGCGAGCCTTGCAGCGGCTGCCGGCGGCATCACCACCATCATCTGTCAGCCAGACACCGATCCGGTCATCGACAATTCCGCCACCGTCGATTTCGTCACGCGCCGCGCGCGCGACACCGCGATCGTCAACATTCACCCGATGGCCGCACTCACGAAGGGCCTGAAGGGCGAAGAGATGACCGAGATCGGTCTGCTCAAGGCCGCCGGCGCGATCGCCTTCACGGATGGTGACAAGAGCCTGATGAACGCTCAGGTGATGCGCCGTGCACTGACCTACGCACGCGATTTCGATGCGCTGATCGTGCAGCACACCGAAGACCCCAACCTTGTTGGCGAAGGCGTCATGAATGAGGGCGAATTCGCCTCTCGCCTCGGCCTGATGGGTATTCCGACGGCATCGGAAGCCATTGTGCTGGAACGCGACATGCGCCTCGTCGCTCTGACCGGCGGACGCTACCACGCCGCGTCGCTGACCTGCATCGAGTCGCTCGAAATCCTGCAGCTCGCGCGTGATGCAGGCCTCCATGTCAGCGCGTCCGCCTCGATCAACCACCTGACGCTGAACGAAAACGATATCGGCCCGTATCGCACGTTCCTGAAACTGTCACCGCCGCTGCGCACTGAAGACGATCGCAGGGCGCTGGTGGCAGCCGTCGCATCGGGGCTGATCGACGTCGTCATGTCCGATCACAATCCCCAGGACGTTGAGGTCAAGCGTCTGCCGTTCGCGGAAGCGGCCTCTGGTGCGATTGGCCTGGAGACCATGTTGCCTGCCGGCTTGCGGCTCGTTCATTCCGGTGATCTTGAGCTGAAGGCGCTCATCCGCGCGATGTCGACGCGCCCCGCCGAACTGCTTGGCTTGCCCGGCGGAACGCTGCGTGCGGGCGCGCCCGCGGATGTTATTGTGATCGATCTCGACATACCCTGGATTGTCGATCCGGCCGACCTCAAGTCGCAGTGCAAGAACACGCCGTTCGACGAGGCGCGGTTCTCAGGTCGCGTGGCCCGCACGATCGTTGGCGGGCGCACCGTTTATGAACATGTATAA
- a CDS encoding glycerol-3-phosphate acyltransferase PlsY (product_source=KO:K08591; cath_funfam=1.20.1450.10; cog=COG0344; ko=KO:K08591; pfam=PF02660; smart=SM01207; tigrfam=TIGR00023; transmembrane_helix_parts=Outside_1_4,TMhelix_5_24,Inside_25_68,TMhelix_69_91,Outside_92_105,TMhelix_106_128,Inside_129_134,TMhelix_135_157,Outside_158_161,TMhelix_162_181,Inside_182_196) yields the protein MIGTLLLALAFGYLCGSIPFGLVLTKLAGTQDLRSIGSGNIGATNVLRTGNKGLAAATLIGDMLKGTVAVIVAGQFAGPNAAIAAGLGAFLGHLFPVWLKFRGGKGVATYIGVLLGLFWPAALAFCAIWLAVAFIFRYSSLAALVASAITPLMLFWSQHQNLAALFAILSAMLWIMHRANIKRLREGTEGKIGQKS from the coding sequence ATGATCGGCACCCTCCTGCTCGCTCTCGCCTTTGGCTATCTCTGCGGCTCGATCCCATTCGGATTGGTTCTGACCAAGCTCGCCGGAACGCAGGACCTGCGCTCGATCGGCTCGGGCAATATCGGTGCGACCAACGTGCTGCGCACCGGCAACAAGGGCCTCGCCGCGGCGACGCTGATTGGCGACATGCTGAAAGGCACGGTGGCCGTCATTGTCGCGGGTCAGTTCGCAGGACCGAATGCCGCGATCGCCGCAGGCCTTGGCGCATTTCTCGGCCACCTCTTTCCCGTCTGGCTGAAGTTCAGGGGTGGCAAAGGGGTTGCCACTTACATCGGTGTCCTGCTCGGATTGTTCTGGCCGGCCGCGCTTGCCTTCTGCGCGATCTGGCTCGCGGTCGCATTTATCTTCCGCTACTCTTCACTTGCAGCCCTCGTCGCGAGCGCTATCACGCCATTGATGCTGTTCTGGTCGCAGCACCAGAACCTCGCCGCACTGTTCGCCATTCTTTCCGCGATGCTGTGGATCATGCACCGCGCCAACATCAAGCGGCTGCGCGAAGGCACCGAAGGCAAGATCGGGCAAAAGAGCTAG
- a CDS encoding putative acyl-CoA dehydrogenase (product_source=KO:K09456; cath_funfam=1.20.140.10,2.40.110.10; cog=COG1960; ko=KO:K09456; pfam=PF00441,PF02770,PF18158; superfamily=47203,56645): MTLVRHDTREVFNQSPPFEDVDLFTFDQALVDAVAANGGGMAAAELSEFGKHWGSAAMAQRGCLANENTPKLKLFDARGYRRDEVEFHPAYHELMAYSAHAGIHNSTWNENGEAAGGASEVVRGARFFMASQVETGHLCPITMTRAAVGALASDPALRAKIMPVLGTRSYDPAFVPWWQKRGMTMGMGMTEKQGGTDVRANITRAERDGDAYRITGHKWFMSAPMCDAFLVLAQAEGGLTCFFMPRFEPDGRVNRIYFQRLKDKLGNRSNASSEVEFDNAYALRLGEEGRGVPTIIQMVSLTRQDCALASAGLMRSGLAHALNHARHRSVFQKHLVDQPLMKNVLADMALHVEASTALVMRLCRSFDLAPSVRAEAAYMRLLTPVVKYWTCKSAPGFLYEAMECMGGNGYVEEGILARHYRESPVNAIWEGSGNVMCLDVLRALSREADAAADVLRTLVDQTAGVPGVVEAVAFIAKAFQQPDAERTARLAVEKLALVAATAALNAVAPKHAELFAATRLASDHGQLYGAVDLPDDSARSLLDRALSA; this comes from the coding sequence ATGACACTTGTCAGGCACGACACCCGTGAGGTCTTCAATCAGTCACCGCCGTTCGAGGATGTCGACCTGTTCACGTTCGATCAGGCGCTGGTCGATGCTGTCGCTGCAAATGGTGGCGGTATGGCTGCGGCTGAGTTGTCCGAATTCGGTAAGCATTGGGGCTCGGCTGCGATGGCACAGCGCGGCTGTCTTGCCAACGAGAACACGCCGAAGCTGAAACTGTTTGATGCGCGGGGCTATCGCCGTGACGAGGTCGAATTTCATCCGGCCTATCATGAGCTGATGGCGTACAGCGCCCATGCCGGCATTCACAATTCGACATGGAATGAAAACGGCGAGGCCGCAGGTGGTGCCTCTGAGGTCGTACGCGGCGCGCGGTTTTTCATGGCCTCGCAAGTGGAGACCGGCCATTTGTGTCCGATCACCATGACGCGCGCGGCTGTCGGCGCGCTCGCATCCGATCCGGCCTTGCGTGCCAAGATTATGCCGGTACTCGGCACAAGGTCTTACGATCCGGCGTTCGTCCCGTGGTGGCAGAAGCGCGGCATGACCATGGGCATGGGCATGACCGAGAAGCAGGGTGGCACTGACGTACGGGCCAACATTACCCGCGCCGAGCGCGACGGCGACGCCTACCGCATCACCGGGCACAAATGGTTCATGTCGGCGCCGATGTGCGATGCGTTTCTCGTGCTAGCGCAGGCCGAAGGCGGACTGACCTGTTTCTTCATGCCCCGCTTCGAACCGGACGGCCGCGTCAACAGGATTTACTTTCAACGCTTGAAAGACAAGCTCGGTAATCGGTCCAACGCGTCGTCGGAAGTTGAGTTCGACAATGCTTATGCATTGCGGCTCGGCGAGGAGGGGCGCGGTGTCCCGACGATCATCCAGATGGTCTCACTCACGCGGCAGGACTGCGCGCTGGCATCCGCCGGCCTGATGCGCTCAGGGCTCGCTCATGCACTGAATCATGCGCGGCACCGCAGCGTGTTTCAAAAGCATCTCGTCGATCAGCCTCTGATGAAGAACGTGCTGGCCGACATGGCACTGCACGTGGAAGCATCCACTGCGTTGGTCATGCGGCTGTGCCGGTCGTTCGATCTCGCGCCGTCCGTGAGGGCGGAAGCGGCCTACATGCGCCTGCTGACGCCCGTGGTGAAATACTGGACGTGCAAGAGCGCCCCGGGATTTCTTTACGAGGCGATGGAGTGCATGGGCGGCAACGGCTATGTCGAGGAGGGCATCCTCGCGCGGCATTATCGCGAGTCTCCCGTCAACGCCATTTGGGAAGGCTCAGGTAACGTCATGTGCCTCGACGTGCTTCGAGCGCTGTCCCGCGAGGCGGACGCTGCCGCCGATGTCCTGCGTACGCTTGTCGACCAGACCGCGGGCGTGCCGGGTGTGGTCGAAGCCGTGGCCTTCATTGCAAAGGCATTCCAGCAGCCGGATGCCGAGCGGACTGCGCGCCTCGCGGTGGAGAAGCTTGCGCTGGTCGCTGCGACCGCTGCACTGAATGCTGTTGCGCCAAAGCATGCTGAACTCTTCGCGGCGACGCGGCTGGCCTCGGATCATGGCCAACTTTATGGCGCGGTTGATCTGCCGGACGACAGTGCCCGCAGCCTGCTCGATCGTGCGCTGTCGGCCTGA
- a CDS encoding DNA processing protein (product_source=KO:K04096; cath_funfam=1.10.10.10; cog=COG0758; ko=KO:K04096; pfam=PF02481,PF17782; superfamily=102405,46785,47781; tigrfam=TIGR00732), which produces MNTQQYNTFKLTDVQRIDWLRLIRSENVGPRTFRSLINHFGSARDALQRLPELALRGGAGRPGRVCTVDEAEREIAASAKLGVSLLAPGETGYPPRLELIDDAPPLLAVRGSHDVEMRPMIGIVGSRNASGAGLKFAQMLASDLAEEGFVIASGLARGIDAAAHRVTCKTGTVAVLAGGHDRIYPPEHDELLASMIDAGSGAISEMPLGHSPRARDFPRRNRLISGVALGVVIVEAAHRSGSLITARFANEQGREVFAVPGSPLDPRAAGTNDLIKQGATLITSAADVVDAVRPIMGRPVELPLNEPEDNFIGGEPHSGERAQIINLLGPSPISIDDLIRLTGVSPAVVRTVLLELELAGRLERQGGGMVSLI; this is translated from the coding sequence TTGAACACGCAGCAATACAACACATTCAAACTGACCGACGTGCAGCGCATCGACTGGCTGCGGCTGATCCGTAGCGAGAATGTCGGGCCGCGCACGTTTCGCTCGCTCATCAACCATTTCGGCAGTGCGCGTGACGCGCTTCAGCGACTGCCCGAACTTGCACTTCGCGGCGGCGCCGGACGGCCGGGACGCGTCTGCACCGTGGACGAAGCCGAGCGCGAAATTGCCGCCAGCGCAAAGCTTGGTGTCTCGCTGCTGGCGCCGGGTGAGACCGGTTATCCGCCTCGCCTCGAACTGATCGACGACGCGCCACCTCTGCTCGCCGTCCGCGGTTCACACGATGTCGAAATGCGCCCGATGATCGGCATTGTCGGCTCACGCAACGCGTCCGGAGCCGGCCTCAAGTTCGCGCAGATGCTGGCGAGCGATCTTGCCGAAGAAGGATTTGTCATCGCATCGGGACTGGCGCGCGGGATCGACGCTGCCGCCCACCGTGTTACTTGCAAGACCGGCACCGTCGCCGTGCTCGCGGGCGGTCACGACCGGATCTATCCGCCGGAACATGACGAACTGCTTGCGTCGATGATTGATGCAGGCAGCGGCGCGATTTCGGAAATGCCGCTTGGCCATAGTCCACGTGCGCGCGACTTCCCTCGCCGCAACCGGCTGATTTCCGGTGTTGCCCTGGGCGTCGTGATCGTCGAAGCGGCCCATCGTTCGGGCTCGCTCATCACCGCGCGCTTCGCCAACGAACAAGGCCGCGAAGTATTCGCCGTGCCTGGCTCGCCGCTCGATCCGCGCGCGGCGGGAACGAATGATCTTATCAAGCAAGGCGCGACGCTGATCACGAGCGCAGCCGATGTGGTTGACGCCGTGCGCCCGATCATGGGACGTCCGGTCGAGCTGCCACTCAATGAACCCGAAGACAATTTCATCGGTGGCGAACCGCACAGCGGCGAGCGGGCTCAGATCATCAACCTGCTTGGCCCCTCGCCCATCAGCATCGACGACCTCATCCGCCTGACTGGAGTCTCCCCTGCTGTGGTGCGCACCGTGCTGCTTGAACTTGAACTCGCAGGACGACTCGAACGTCAAGGCGGCGGCATGGTCTCGCTGATTTAA
- a CDS encoding aspartate carbamoyltransferase catalytic subunit (product_source=KO:K00609; cath_funfam=3.40.50.1370; cog=COG0540; ko=KO:K00609; pfam=PF00185,PF02729; superfamily=53671; tigrfam=TIGR00670), producing MTLASKSSFVLGHRHLLGIEGLSAADITGLLDLSEEYVELNRQVDKKRTNLRGRTQVNLFFEASTRTQSSFELAGKRLGADVMNMSVSSSSIRKGETLMDTAVTLNAMHPDILVVRHHASGAVELLARKVDGSVINAGDGAHEHPTQALLDALTIRRNKGRLDGLLVAICGDVLHSRVARSNIILLNTMGARVRVVAPSTLLPPGIERMGVEVARDMREGLDGADIVMMLRLQRERMNGSFVPSSSEYFHYFGLDQNKLAYAKPNALVMHPGPMNRGVEIDSIVADGAQSLIREQVEMGVAVRMAVLEALARNLPNA from the coding sequence ATGACCCTTGCTTCGAAATCGTCTTTTGTCCTCGGGCACCGGCATTTGCTGGGCATCGAAGGGCTTTCCGCTGCCGATATTACCGGCCTCCTGGATCTCTCCGAAGAATATGTCGAGCTAAATCGACAGGTGGACAAGAAGCGCACCAACCTCCGGGGGCGCACTCAGGTCAACCTGTTCTTCGAAGCTTCCACGCGAACACAGTCCTCCTTCGAGCTCGCCGGCAAGCGCCTCGGCGCCGACGTCATGAACATGTCCGTCTCCTCGTCCTCGATCCGGAAGGGCGAGACCCTGATGGACACGGCGGTGACGTTGAACGCCATGCACCCCGATATTCTGGTGGTGCGCCATCACGCCTCCGGCGCGGTGGAACTGCTGGCACGCAAGGTCGATGGCTCCGTCATCAACGCCGGTGACGGCGCCCACGAGCATCCGACCCAGGCGCTGCTGGACGCCCTCACCATCCGCCGCAACAAGGGCCGCCTCGACGGCCTCTTGGTCGCGATCTGCGGTGACGTGCTGCATTCGCGCGTGGCGCGCTCCAACATCATCCTGCTGAACACCATGGGTGCGCGCGTTCGCGTCGTCGCGCCCTCCACCCTGCTTCCTCCGGGCATCGAACGGATGGGCGTCGAGGTCGCGCGCGACATGCGCGAGGGCCTCGACGGCGCAGACATCGTCATGATGCTGCGGCTGCAGCGGGAGCGCATGAACGGCTCGTTCGTGCCATCGAGTTCCGAGTACTTCCACTATTTCGGCCTCGACCAGAACAAGCTCGCGTACGCCAAGCCGAATGCACTGGTGATGCACCCGGGCCCGATGAACCGCGGCGTGGAAATCGACTCGATCGTGGCGGACGGCGCGCAATCGCTGATCCGTGAACAGGTCGAAATGGGGGTGGCGGTCCGCATGGCGGTGCTCGAAGCACTGGCACGCAACCTGCCGAATGCGTGA
- a CDS encoding D-alanyl-D-alanine dipeptidase (product_source=KO:K08641; cath_funfam=3.30.1380.10; cleavage_site_network=SignalP-noTM; cog=COG2173; ko=KO:K08641; pfam=PF01427; superfamily=55166), which yields MKLTTALLVAVLGSPVFGASAAEPLPGDFVFLRDVDPTIIQDIRYATANNLVGRRLRGYDAGECIVTRSVAAALKRVQQDLTPQRLSLKMYDCYRPQRAVDDMYAWAQDGHETPLQHLYNPKMRKEDLFRLGYVARHSGHSTGKAVDLTLVKLPASQSPSFDPRAAYADCTAPKNLRAPDSSVDMGTGYDCSDEKAHTASKAITPQQRKWRDMLVSAMAKQGFVNYRLEWWHFSLLVPPI from the coding sequence ATGAAACTCACGACTGCGCTGCTGGTTGCCGTTCTCGGCAGCCCCGTCTTCGGTGCGTCCGCCGCTGAGCCGCTGCCCGGCGATTTCGTCTTTCTGCGCGATGTCGATCCGACCATCATCCAGGACATCCGCTATGCCACCGCCAACAATTTAGTCGGGCGCCGGCTTCGTGGTTACGACGCCGGGGAGTGCATTGTCACGCGCAGTGTGGCGGCTGCACTGAAGCGCGTGCAGCAGGATCTTACGCCGCAGCGCCTGTCACTGAAAATGTATGACTGCTATCGCCCGCAGCGGGCTGTCGATGACATGTATGCGTGGGCTCAGGATGGCCATGAAACGCCCCTACAGCATCTCTACAATCCGAAGATGCGGAAGGAGGATTTGTTCCGCCTCGGCTATGTCGCGCGGCATTCCGGGCACTCCACCGGCAAGGCCGTAGATTTGACCCTCGTGAAATTGCCGGCTTCACAGTCGCCGTCATTCGATCCACGGGCGGCCTATGCCGACTGCACAGCTCCCAAGAACCTGCGTGCACCGGACAGCAGCGTGGATATGGGAACGGGCTACGATTGCTCTGATGAAAAGGCGCATACCGCTTCGAAAGCGATCACGCCGCAACAACGCAAATGGCGCGATATGTTGGTTTCTGCGATGGCAAAGCAAGGTTTCGTCAACTATCGGCTGGAATGGTGGCATTTCTCGTTGCTAGTACCGCCGATTTGA